Proteins from one Rhodothermales bacterium genomic window:
- a CDS encoding SPOR domain-containing protein: MRSAFFPLAILMALAVAGCSGARNTATGVPEQTGPTMEEILQRLDEYETFDVSPYPNELIETEVEIEHVVPEALMDNTASGQGSGQQRGYRIQLVFARDKATADQSVQEVIEWWREQQALRPNDPLFRGELPVHNIYQQPYYRVRVGDFTSRSAAESLLSLVKDDYPRAFIVVDAIGQD, from the coding sequence ATGAGGTCTGCTTTCTTCCCACTTGCGATCTTGATGGCGCTTGCTGTCGCCGGCTGCTCGGGTGCCCGCAATACCGCAACCGGCGTGCCGGAGCAGACGGGGCCCACCATGGAAGAGATTCTCCAGCGCCTCGATGAATACGAGACGTTCGATGTGTCGCCGTACCCGAACGAGTTGATCGAGACCGAGGTGGAGATCGAGCACGTGGTGCCGGAAGCGCTGATGGACAATACGGCCAGCGGCCAGGGTTCGGGCCAGCAACGCGGCTACCGCATCCAACTCGTGTTCGCGCGCGACAAAGCGACGGCTGATCAATCCGTCCAGGAAGTGATCGAATGGTGGCGCGAACAGCAGGCTCTGCGCCCCAACGACCCGCTATTTCGCGGCGAACTGCCCGTCCACAACATCTACCAGCAGCCCTACTACCGCGTCCGCGTGGGCGACTTCACCAGCCGCTCCGCCGCCGAGTCGCTCCTGAGCCTCGTCAAGGACGACTATCCGCGCGCATTTATCGTGGTGGATGCG